In Planktothrix tepida PCC 9214, one genomic interval encodes:
- a CDS encoding RNA recognition motif domain-containing protein, which yields MSVRLYVGNLPKELERKELQEVFVEEGDTVSAKVITDRKTGKCRGFGFVTVQTDEIADQIVEKYNGVMFRENALKIEKALPRKKGKGEGVGGSENGGEEQPQQQQQAPVQQPVKAGNTPKSGGSSGGGGGGKNRNKKSKHSSGGYNATPKTGGDEGFQPDPRWANELEKLKQMLAAQAANP from the coding sequence ATGTCCGTTCGTCTTTATGTTGGTAATCTTCCCAAAGAACTCGAACGCAAAGAATTACAAGAAGTCTTTGTCGAAGAGGGTGATACCGTTTCTGCTAAAGTAATTACCGATCGCAAAACGGGTAAATGTCGGGGATTTGGGTTCGTAACAGTACAAACCGATGAAATCGCCGATCAAATTGTTGAAAAATATAACGGGGTTATGTTTAGAGAAAATGCCTTAAAAATAGAAAAGGCATTACCTCGTAAAAAAGGAAAAGGGGAAGGGGTAGGCGGTAGCGAAAATGGTGGGGAAGAACAACCCCAACAACAGCAACAAGCTCCTGTTCAACAACCGGTTAAAGCAGGTAATACACCCAAAAGTGGTGGAAGCAGTGGCGGTGGCGGTGGCGGTAAAAACCGGAATAAAAAATCTAAACATTCCTCCGGTGGTTATAATGCTACTCCCAAAACAGGCGGTGATGAAGGTTTCCAACCCGATCCCCGTTGGGCGAATGAGTTAGAAAAACTCAAACAGATGTTAGCCGCCCAAGCTGCCAATCCTTAA
- a CDS encoding zinc metalloprotease HtpX — protein MSSSNLPPHSSDLELGLAALKSQDYQQAIAILEPISQSENPSKFKAQVGLVMAYERTGNTKLAITLCRSLTQYHQENIKIWATDYLRKLLKRNPPKLNKVESIDIENSNPSDERLPSELPPIIETGFIPLNPNLQPTKAKSTLGKIPKPSSISPPQKPPSSAVSQAPSFNLEKTKLTFHKPISKIPPSTVNSEPEILESSPAPAVQEWQWRQAGRATNWKQLKSLQSSPFKLEQLLMAVGLTWFIPIVLAFINNTLNQIWIWQPILTPWQQLSRQPWQIIFIFLFLFIVGWVWQTSRFFAEFVLTILAILWLTPHLLDKLLEITNQALTWLPLLQPIPLFYRDPTQGVYITLLILWVFSPWLWDGLLKLSYGLKPLPLTTLFNYSQETNKLLRNYCQNKKIKLPEIKLLPIDDPIIFSYGSFRRFARIVVSQGLLDQLTEEELAAIFAREIASIGEWDFAVMSLATIISQIPYLIYWYLAEFTEKLPQLNLPYPQIIQKIIEQIVNAIATFLCPLCYGLYKLLRFPSLYLSRRRVYYSDRLACNLTGNPNALTRALLKITIKLSKTIQNQGKTDFILEAFDRLTPLSYQQALTWGSVTHYTSPDSLFQWDLTNPYTLWLTLNQSHPLIGERLKILGFYANYWKLEPEFDLSHLNPPKLQKFDLNHSPLLLQGAPFFGIPAGMAIGGTLWLMGGLCSMLGLWQLEWLWGDYWIMAGSIPIGCSLGIFIRTNPFFPEIKPSNLLNQPHLSDLVIKPNAIPLDSQPICLTGQLLGRTGLKNTFAQDLILQTSTGMVKLHYLPQWTPLSNFWPKIIQPQGLITQTLKVTGWWRRGATPWIDVETLETSDHRTILQGGHPLWSTILALGFTLWGAYLVSQGGW, from the coding sequence TTACTTAAGAAAACTATTAAAACGCAACCCTCCCAAACTGAATAAGGTTGAATCTATTGATATCGAAAATTCTAACCCATCCGATGAAAGGCTGCCTTCAGAATTACCTCCTATTATAGAAACAGGTTTTATTCCTTTAAATCCTAACTTACAACCGACGAAGGCGAAATCTACTCTAGGAAAAATACCCAAACCTTCTTCCATATCACCACCTCAAAAACCTCCCAGTTCTGCTGTGTCCCAAGCTCCATCTTTCAACCTGGAAAAAACTAAATTAACCTTTCACAAACCGATTTCAAAAATCCCCCCTTCTACTGTTAATTCTGAACCGGAAATCCTTGAATCTTCTCCCGCGCCTGCGGTTCAAGAATGGCAATGGCGACAAGCCGGACGAGCTACGAATTGGAAACAGCTTAAATCTTTACAATCAAGTCCTTTTAAACTCGAACAACTCTTAATGGCTGTGGGTTTAACTTGGTTTATACCGATTGTTTTAGCATTTATTAATAATACTTTAAATCAAATTTGGATTTGGCAACCTATTTTAACCCCTTGGCAACAATTATCTCGTCAACCTTGGCAAATTATTTTTATTTTTTTGTTTTTATTTATAGTCGGTTGGGTTTGGCAAACTTCCAGATTTTTTGCTGAATTTGTATTAACGATTTTAGCGATATTGTGGTTAACCCCTCATTTATTAGATAAGTTACTGGAAATTACTAATCAGGCTTTAACTTGGCTACCTTTGTTACAACCGATTCCTTTATTTTATCGTGACCCCACTCAAGGAGTTTATATCACTTTATTGATTTTATGGGTATTCTCTCCTTGGTTATGGGATGGACTACTTAAACTCAGCTATGGTTTAAAACCTTTACCCCTAACAACGTTATTTAACTATAGCCAAGAAACCAACAAACTTTTAAGGAATTACTGTCAGAATAAAAAAATTAAACTTCCCGAAATTAAATTATTACCGATTGATGATCCGATTATTTTTTCCTATGGAAGTTTCCGACGTTTTGCTCGAATTGTTGTCAGTCAAGGATTATTAGACCAATTAACAGAAGAAGAACTAGCTGCTATTTTTGCGCGAGAAATTGCTTCTATCGGAGAATGGGATTTTGCTGTGATGTCTTTGGCTACAATTATCAGTCAAATTCCCTATTTAATTTATTGGTATTTAGCAGAATTTACCGAAAAATTACCGCAATTAAATCTTCCGTATCCTCAGATTATTCAAAAAATTATAGAGCAAATCGTCAATGCGATTGCTACTTTTCTTTGTCCTCTCTGCTATGGCTTATACAAACTTTTAAGATTCCCCTCCTTGTATTTATCCCGTCGTCGAGTTTATTATAGCGATCGCCTCGCTTGTAACCTTACCGGAAATCCTAACGCTTTAACTCGCGCCTTATTAAAAATAACCATAAAATTATCGAAAACTATTCAAAACCAAGGAAAAACCGATTTTATTCTCGAAGCCTTTGATCGATTAACTCCCCTGAGTTATCAACAAGCTTTAACCTGGGGGAGTGTGACCCATTACACCTCTCCCGACTCTTTATTTCAATGGGATTTAACCAATCCCTATACCCTTTGGCTAACCTTAAATCAATCCCATCCCCTCATCGGAGAACGATTAAAAATTCTAGGCTTTTATGCCAATTATTGGAAATTAGAGCCTGAATTTGATCTCTCCCATCTCAACCCTCCAAAATTGCAAAAATTCGATCTTAATCATTCCCCTTTATTATTACAAGGCGCACCGTTTTTTGGGATTCCCGCAGGAATGGCAATTGGCGGAACTCTTTGGTTAATGGGAGGACTCTGTTCAATGTTAGGGCTGTGGCAATTAGAATGGCTATGGGGAGACTATTGGATTATGGCAGGTTCTATTCCGATTGGCTGTAGTTTAGGAATTTTTATTCGGACTAATCCCTTTTTTCCTGAAATTAAACCTTCTAATCTTTTAAATCAACCCCACTTATCAGATTTAGTCATTAAACCTAATGCTATTCCCCTCGATAGTCAACCGATTTGTTTAACGGGTCAACTTCTGGGTCGCACTGGTTTAAAGAATACCTTTGCTCAAGATTTAATCCTACAAACGTCAACCGGAATGGTCAAACTGCATTATCTTCCCCAATGGACTCCCCTGAGCAATTTTTGGCCGAAAATCATTCAACCCCAGGGGTTAATTACCCAAACCCTTAAAGTAACAGGATGGTGGCGACGAGGGGCGACCCCTTGGATAGATGTAGAAACCCTAGAAACCTCTGATCATCGAACAATCCTACAAGGTGGACATCCCTTGTGGTCTACGATTTTAGCCTTGGGTTTTACCCTCTGGGGAGCTTATCTAGTTTCTCAAGGGGGATGGTGA